The following proteins are co-located in the Plasmodium vinckei vinckei genome assembly, chromosome: PVVCY_11 genome:
- a CDS encoding anaphase-promoting complex subunit 11, putative yields MPKVTVKKIHAVARWKWIGSSIDNICAICNNSLENTCTICIRPGNSCPPAFGKCGHHFHLHCMEKWIRQNKLTCPCCRADWYYKTQ; encoded by the coding sequence atgccCAAAGTAAccgtaaaaaaaattcatgcCGTTGCAAGATGGAAATGGATTGGATCATcaattgataatatatgtgCAATTTGTAATAATTCCTTAGAAAATACATGCACAATTTGTATAAGACCGGGGAATAGCTGTCCTCCAGCTTTTGGAAAATGTGGgcatcattttcatttacatTGTATGGAAAAATGGATAAgacaaaacaaattaacATGCCCATGTTGTCGAGCAGATTGGTATTACAAAACACAGTAA